In Nitrospirota bacterium, the following proteins share a genomic window:
- a CDS encoding VanZ family protein, which produces MSTDFFSFSKTSKFLFPLLQTIFPGLSLKSLHSIHVFLRKSGHFTEYAVLSFLWFRTLQSGEKKWSTRSAFLAFFLSACYAATDEFHQSFVLSRGPSLLDVGIDSAGAAFSLFVLRLLKA; this is translated from the coding sequence ATGTCGACTGATTTTTTTTCCTTTTCCAAAACCAGCAAATTTTTGTTCCCCCTGCTTCAGACCATTTTCCCCGGGTTATCTCTTAAGTCGCTTCATTCCATTCATGTTTTCCTTAGAAAATCAGGGCATTTCACAGAATACGCGGTCCTTTCTTTTCTTTGGTTCCGCACCCTCCAGTCGGGGGAAAAGAAATGGTCAACCCGTTCTGCCTTCCTGGCTTTTTTCCTTTCAGCCTGTTACGCGGCGACAGACGAATTTCACCAGTCCTTTGTCCTTTCGAGGGGCCCTTCATTATTGGATGTCGGAATTGATTCAGCCGGCGCCGCTTTTTCCCTCTTTGTCCTCCGCTTGTTAAAGGCTTAA